ATACGGCGATCTGCACCCGATCCCCGGCGAGCCGCGCAACCACGGCGATTTCGGCGCCTTCTTCCTTCGGCGTGACCGCATATTTGATCGCGTTTTCGACCAGCGGCTGAAGCAGCAAAGACGGCAGGCGTGCCATGGCGACGCGCGGATCGACCTCGAAGCTCGGACGCAGCCGGTCCTCGAAGCGCATCTTCTCGATCTCGAGATAGAGTTTCAGCGTCTCGACCTCCTGCGCGATCGTGACATGAGCGGTCGGTTCGTTGGCGAGCGTGTAGCGCAGGAAGGACGACAGCCGGCTGAGCATCGCATTGGCGCGCTCGGTTTGTTTGAGCAGCACCAGGGTCGAGATCGAATTGAGCGTGTTGAACAGGAAATGCGGGTTCAACTGATAACGCAACATCGCCAATTGCGCCGACGATGCGGTGTTCTCGAGCGCCGCCAGCTGGTCGATCTGCTCCTCGACGATCAGGTAGAAATTGATCCCGAAATAAAGCGCCGACCAGCCCGCCAGCACGGTGAAGTTGAGAAATATGGTACCCAGCACCAGGTTCAGATTGAGCCCCGGGTTGGCCAGTTTGATGAATGAGAAGGAAAATGCGTCGAGCACCGAATAGAGGATTGTCGCGATCGCCAGCGTGATGATGGTCAGCAGGATCGCGCTGATCCGCGGCAGCCCGCGATAATAGCCGTACAGCGTCGAGAGCAGCAGGGTGATGCAATAACCGACGATCGATTCGATGATCACCGGGATGATCACGTCGAGCGACGGACCGTTCGAAATGCTCGAGACGCTGCGCAGGATGAGGTAGCCGGTCCAGCCCGCCGCCTGCAGCGTCCAGAAGGCGCGGCTCTTCTCCTCGAAGAAGGGCCGCGAGAAGATGTCGGGCTTGGTCAGCGCCGGGATCGCCGGGATGGGGAGGGCAGGCATCGGCCACGTCTTACAGTGACTGGGATGCCAGTGCAAAATTGTGTACGCTAAGACCGTACAGTTCGTTTGCCGCCTGCGCGGCTGAGAAGCGAGCGAAGACGGAGAGATGCCATGAACGCACCGCACGACCGGGCCCAGTTCACCGCCATGACCGAGGGTACGCAAGCGGACTGGACCCTAATCGGCAGCCATTTTAGTGAATTCTCGAAGGCATTACCGACGCGTGTTCTCACTCACCTGAAATTGCTCGACGGCGATTATGGGGGGTTCCCGGTCGATCGCCTTGAGCATTCGCTGCAGACCGCGACCCGTGCGCATCGCGATGGCCGTGATGAGGCCTATGTCGTTATGGCGCTGCTCCATGACATTGGCGATACGCTCGGTTCGTTCAATCATCCCGAGATCGGCGCAGCGATGCTCCGCCCGTTCGTGTCGGAAGAGGTGCACTGGATCGCCAACACCCATGGCGTGTTCCAGGGCTATTATTTCTTCCATTATATCGGTGGCGACCGCGATATGCGCGAACAGTATCGCGGCCATCCGCATTTCGAGGCCTGCGCTGAATTCTGCGAGAAATATGATCAGGCCGCGTTCGACCCGAATTATGACAGCGCGCCGCTCGATTTCTTCGAGCCGATGGTCGGCCGAGTGATGTCGCGCCCGATCAACAGCATCTACGCCAAGGTGGGCGAGGCGGCTTAGCCGCGCCCCGTCGCGCCGCCCAAAATATCCGCGATCAGCCGCAGCACCTCCGGTCTTAGCTGCACGCCCATATGGCTCGCGCGGATTTCGACATTGCAGCACTGCGGGTCGTCATCCACGTGGCAGATCATGCCGTTGACCAGCCC
This portion of the Sphingomonas sp. So64.6b genome encodes:
- a CDS encoding histidine kinase, which translates into the protein MPALPIPAIPALTKPDIFSRPFFEEKSRAFWTLQAAGWTGYLILRSVSSISNGPSLDVIIPVIIESIVGYCITLLLSTLYGYYRGLPRISAILLTIITLAIATILYSVLDAFSFSFIKLANPGLNLNLVLGTIFLNFTVLAGWSALYFGINFYLIVEEQIDQLAALENTASSAQLAMLRYQLNPHFLFNTLNSISTLVLLKQTERANAMLSRLSSFLRYTLANEPTAHVTIAQEVETLKLYLEIEKMRFEDRLRPSFEVDPRVAMARLPSLLLQPLVENAIKYAVTPKEEGAEIAVVARLAGDRVQIAVSDTGPGLNEMKARPSLSTGVGLANIRERLAQAYGPDHRFDTRSLPSGGFEVEIEIPFQLDEPVREVA
- a CDS encoding HD domain-containing protein, which produces MNAPHDRAQFTAMTEGTQADWTLIGSHFSEFSKALPTRVLTHLKLLDGDYGGFPVDRLEHSLQTATRAHRDGRDEAYVVMALLHDIGDTLGSFNHPEIGAAMLRPFVSEEVHWIANTHGVFQGYYFFHYIGGDRDMREQYRGHPHFEACAEFCEKYDQAAFDPNYDSAPLDFFEPMVGRVMSRPINSIYAKVGEAA